From Chryseobacterium tructae, one genomic window encodes:
- a CDS encoding endo-beta-N-acetylglucosaminidase H — MKKKSILTTALMAIALHSGSLLNAQQLNPTGICYVEVNNNNILNAGSYKLQTSGSYLFNVVNIFAANINYDTSRGRAYLYSNNNVTKVLTNADTYIKPLQQKGMKVVLTILGNHQGAGICNFPTREAAKDFALQLANTVNTYGLDGIDFDDEYSEYGKNGTGQPNDSSFVMLVQELRALLPDKIISFYYYGDAASRLSWNGARVGDNVNYSWNAMYGTFSAPNVPPLTKAQISPAAVWMGNTSNSTTTSLATQTKNGGYGVFMWYDLHGTNETAQLSAGTQTLYGQPTVLSGTLQSWTQGTNCDAPIGLYTSNITGTSAKLNWSAVGTSTYDIDYKPASSTTWTNAVSATNSTSVTVSGLAANTEYDWRIRTNCSVKSAYMFAPRFNSGSGGTTPSGSYALSLDGTSESGAAGNLNLTGSALSLRDGSNLPLSNQHLRLSHLLWEQKLVILIQRY, encoded by the coding sequence ATGAAAAAAAAATCAATCCTTACCACAGCACTGATGGCCATTGCGCTTCATTCAGGTTCTCTGCTTAATGCACAACAGCTTAATCCTACAGGGATATGCTATGTAGAAGTGAACAATAATAACATCCTGAATGCAGGATCGTACAAACTGCAAACATCGGGTAGTTATCTGTTCAATGTGGTGAATATTTTTGCGGCTAATATTAATTATGATACCAGCCGTGGAAGAGCCTACTTGTATTCTAATAATAATGTGACCAAAGTTCTTACCAATGCGGATACCTATATAAAACCACTTCAGCAGAAAGGAATGAAAGTAGTTCTTACCATTCTGGGAAATCACCAGGGAGCAGGAATATGTAATTTCCCAACCCGTGAGGCAGCAAAAGACTTTGCATTACAATTAGCCAATACAGTAAATACTTATGGTCTGGATGGGATTGATTTTGATGATGAATATTCAGAATATGGAAAAAATGGAACAGGGCAGCCTAATGACAGCTCTTTTGTAATGCTTGTTCAGGAATTAAGAGCACTTCTTCCGGATAAAATCATTTCATTCTATTATTATGGAGATGCCGCTTCAAGGCTTTCATGGAATGGAGCCAGAGTAGGAGATAACGTGAATTACAGCTGGAATGCCATGTACGGAACATTCTCTGCTCCAAATGTCCCTCCGCTTACCAAAGCCCAGATCTCTCCTGCAGCCGTATGGATGGGAAATACTTCCAATTCTACAACAACCAGTCTGGCCACTCAGACAAAGAATGGCGGATATGGAGTATTTATGTGGTATGATCTTCATGGAACCAATGAAACTGCACAACTCTCCGCAGGAACCCAAACATTATATGGACAGCCAACCGTTTTAAGCGGTACTTTACAATCTTGGACACAAGGAACCAATTGTGATGCTCCTATCGGATTGTATACAAGCAATATTACCGGAACCAGCGCAAAACTAAACTGGTCAGCAGTAGGAACCAGTACTTATGATATTGATTATAAACCAGCTTCTTCAACAACATGGACTAATGCGGTATCTGCAACAAATTCAACGTCTGTAACGGTTTCCGGATTAGCTGCTAATACCGAGTATGACTGGAGAATCAGAACAAACTGCAGTGTAAAAAGTGCTTATATGTTCGCCCCAAGATTCAACAGTGGATCAGGGGGAACAACACCGTCCGGTTCTTATGCTCTTTCTTTGGATGGAACAAGTGAATCGGGAGCTGCAGGAAATCTTAATCTGACAGGTTCAGCATTGTCTTTGAGGGATGGATCAAACCTTCCTCTTTCAAATCAGCATCTCCGTTTATCTCATCTATTATGGGAACAGAAATTGGTGATACTAATTCAGCGTTATTAA
- a CDS encoding glycoside hydrolase family 125 protein, which yields MERRDFIKTSALAGAGLLFTQNVFAKNLVTEDFPIVRVPKDKRHFTSESVESAIAAFKKKVNNKELSWLFENCFPNTLDTTVFYSETNGIPDTYVITGDIDAMWLRDSSAQVFPYLQFSKKDEKLHKLISGVIHKQTTFILKDPYANAFYNDDKKISKWEEYDHTDMKPGTHERKWEIDSLCYPIRLAYHFWKTTGDTKPFDNNWLQGIKLTLQTFTEQQRKKDLGSYKFERTTAWATDGVPMGGYGYPTKPVGLISSMFRPSDDATIYGFLIPSNLFAVVSLRQAAEMVAQIKNEKTLAQQLNSLADEVDAAIKKYGIYNHPQFGKIYAFEVNGFGSYNLMDDANCPSLLGLPYLDAVKADDPVYQNTRKFVWSENNPFFFKGKLAEGIGGPHIGLDMIWPMSIIMKALTSKDKSEIKWCIDTLQKTHGGTGFMHESFHKDNDKKFTREWFAWANTLFGELLWKTFNENPELLK from the coding sequence ATGGAAAGGAGAGATTTTATTAAAACAAGTGCACTGGCAGGAGCTGGATTGCTATTTACTCAGAATGTTTTTGCCAAAAACCTGGTGACGGAGGATTTTCCTATTGTCCGTGTTCCTAAAGATAAAAGACATTTTACTAGTGAATCTGTAGAAAGTGCTATTGCAGCTTTTAAAAAGAAAGTAAACAATAAAGAATTGAGCTGGCTTTTTGAAAACTGTTTCCCTAATACATTAGATACTACTGTCTTCTATAGTGAAACCAACGGAATACCGGATACTTATGTGATTACAGGAGATATTGACGCGATGTGGCTTCGTGACAGTTCTGCACAGGTATTTCCTTATCTGCAGTTCTCAAAGAAAGATGAGAAACTTCATAAACTGATTTCCGGAGTTATCCACAAACAGACCACTTTCATCCTGAAAGATCCTTATGCCAACGCATTCTACAATGATGACAAGAAAATAAGCAAATGGGAGGAATATGACCATACCGATATGAAACCGGGAACCCATGAAAGAAAATGGGAAATCGATTCTCTGTGTTACCCTATCCGTCTGGCCTATCATTTCTGGAAAACAACCGGAGATACAAAACCATTTGATAACAATTGGCTACAAGGAATAAAACTTACTTTACAGACTTTTACCGAACAGCAGAGGAAAAAAGATTTAGGATCTTATAAATTTGAACGTACAACAGCCTGGGCTACCGATGGTGTTCCTATGGGTGGATATGGGTATCCAACAAAACCTGTAGGCCTTATCAGCTCCATGTTCCGTCCAAGTGATGATGCTACAATCTATGGATTTTTGATTCCTTCGAACTTATTTGCTGTGGTAAGTTTACGTCAGGCAGCAGAAATGGTTGCTCAGATAAAAAACGAAAAAACATTGGCTCAGCAATTAAACAGCCTTGCTGATGAGGTAGATGCAGCCATTAAAAAATACGGAATTTACAATCATCCTCAATTTGGAAAAATATATGCTTTTGAAGTGAATGGCTTTGGAAGTTATAACCTGATGGATGATGCGAACTGCCCAAGTTTGTTAGGATTGCCTTATCTGGATGCGGTGAAAGCAGACGACCCTGTGTATCAGAACACGAGAAAATTTGTTTGGTCGGAAAATAACCCATTCTTCTTTAAAGGTAAACTGGCAGAAGGGATAGGAGGTCCACATATTGGACTGGATATGATCTGGCCAATGAGTATCATTATGAAAGCGCTCACTTCAAAAGATAAAAGTGAGATCAAATGGTGTATAGATACCTTACAGAAAACGCACGGTGGGACAGGCTTTATGCATGAATCCTTCCATAAAGACAACGACAAAAAATTTACCAGAGAATGGTTTGCATGGGCAAATACATTATTTGGCGAATTGTTGTGGAAAACCTTTAACGAAAACCCTGAATTACTGAAATAA
- a CDS encoding glycoside hydrolase family 130 protein, with amino-acid sequence MTAQSVMIPWQDRPEGCNDTMWRFSENPIIDRYAIPTSNSVFNSAVIPFEDGFAGVFRCDNKAVQMNIFAGFSKDGINWNINHDPIKMQAGNTDMIESDYKYDPRVTFIEDRYWITWCNGYNGPTIGIGYTFDFKEFFQCENAFLPFNRNGVLFPEKINGKYAMLSRPSDNGHTPFGDIYISYSPDMKYWGEHRCIMKVTPFEDSAWQCTKIGGGPVPIKTEEGWLLFYHGVINTCNGFRYSMGAALLDLEDPSKVLYRTKPYLLAPAELYELAGDVPNVVFPCAALTEGDKVTVYYGAADTVVAIAFGYISEIIDFMKKNSI; translated from the coding sequence ATGACAGCTCAATCAGTAATGATCCCTTGGCAGGATCGCCCGGAAGGTTGTAATGATACGATGTGGAGGTTTTCCGAAAACCCGATCATTGATAGATATGCCATACCAACATCCAATAGTGTATTCAATAGTGCTGTAATTCCTTTCGAAGATGGTTTTGCAGGAGTGTTCCGTTGTGATAATAAAGCCGTACAAATGAATATTTTTGCAGGGTTTAGTAAAGACGGGATCAATTGGAATATCAATCATGATCCGATTAAAATGCAGGCAGGAAATACCGATATGATTGAATCCGATTACAAATATGATCCCCGGGTTACCTTTATAGAAGACCGTTATTGGATCACATGGTGTAATGGATATAATGGACCTACCATTGGAATTGGATATACTTTTGATTTTAAAGAATTTTTTCAATGTGAAAATGCATTCCTTCCCTTCAACAGAAATGGAGTTCTTTTTCCTGAGAAAATCAATGGCAAATATGCAATGTTGAGCCGCCCTAGTGATAACGGACATACTCCTTTTGGAGATATTTATATCAGTTATAGTCCTGATATGAAGTATTGGGGTGAGCACCGTTGTATAATGAAAGTAACTCCTTTTGAAGACAGTGCATGGCAGTGTACTAAAATTGGCGGTGGGCCGGTGCCCATCAAAACAGAAGAAGGATGGCTGTTGTTCTATCATGGAGTTATCAATACCTGTAATGGGTTTAGATATTCAATGGGAGCGGCTTTACTTGACCTTGAAGATCCTTCGAAAGTATTGTATAGAACAAAACCTTATTTACTGGCTCCCGCAGAGTTGTATGAGTTGGCAGGAGATGTACCAAATGTGGTTTTTCCTTGTGCAGCCTTAACGGAAGGAGACAAAGTAACCGTATATTATGGTGCAGCCGATACTGTAGTGGCGATAGCCTTTGGATATATTTCAGAAATTATTGATTTTATGAAAAAGAATTCAATCTAA
- a CDS encoding MFS transporter, translated as MGKNNSETRRIQPILWISTLYFAMGVPFVTINAVSGIMYKDMGVSDSQITFWTAFIMFSWTLKPLWSPFLEIYKTKKFFVVVTQFAIGILFALIALSLPLHDFFKYSIALFAVVAFCGATHDVVADGTYIGFLSNKEQARYIGWQGAFYNLAKIISSGALVYVAGVLEKTKGVTNAWMIIMVIYALLFFALAVYHYLILPKEEKNQKEEKTAGNVRQELWEVITSFFTKKKILWCILFIILYRFAEGFAIKIAPLFFKAPRTSGGLGLSTSDIGLIYGTYGSAAFILGSVLAGYFISARGLKRSLIWLCCAFNIPFVVYALLAYYQPVDLLPVGIAVVVEYFGYGFGFVGLMLYMMQQIAPGKHKTAHYAFATGIMNLGVMIPGMFSGMISDWIGYKMFFIWVLVATIPAFLVTLFVPFPYSENQKEE; from the coding sequence ATGGGAAAAAACAACTCCGAAACCCGTCGGATTCAGCCGATTCTTTGGATATCCACATTATATTTTGCAATGGGTGTACCTTTTGTGACCATTAATGCGGTTTCAGGAATTATGTATAAAGACATGGGCGTTTCGGATTCACAGATCACATTCTGGACGGCATTTATTATGTTTTCATGGACGCTAAAACCGCTTTGGAGCCCGTTTCTGGAGATCTATAAAACCAAAAAATTCTTCGTTGTTGTTACCCAGTTTGCCATAGGGATTCTGTTTGCTCTGATCGCATTAAGTCTGCCGTTACATGATTTTTTCAAATACAGTATTGCACTTTTTGCAGTCGTTGCATTTTGTGGAGCAACTCATGATGTCGTTGCAGACGGAACCTATATTGGTTTTCTGAGTAATAAAGAACAGGCCAGATATATCGGTTGGCAGGGAGCGTTTTACAATCTTGCTAAAATTATCAGCAGTGGAGCTTTAGTATATGTTGCCGGAGTTTTAGAGAAAACAAAAGGAGTTACCAATGCCTGGATGATCATTATGGTGATCTATGCCTTATTATTCTTTGCATTGGCTGTTTATCATTATTTGATTTTACCTAAAGAAGAGAAAAATCAGAAAGAAGAAAAGACAGCAGGAAATGTTCGCCAAGAATTATGGGAAGTAATTACTTCTTTCTTTACCAAAAAGAAAATTCTGTGGTGTATCCTGTTCATCATCTTGTACCGTTTTGCAGAAGGTTTTGCAATCAAAATTGCCCCTTTGTTTTTTAAAGCACCAAGAACTTCAGGCGGACTAGGGTTGTCAACTTCAGATATCGGTCTTATCTATGGGACATACGGTTCTGCAGCATTTATTTTGGGATCTGTTTTGGCGGGATATTTTATTTCAGCTCGCGGATTGAAAAGATCTTTGATATGGTTGTGCTGCGCATTCAATATCCCGTTTGTAGTATATGCATTATTGGCTTATTATCAGCCGGTTGATCTTTTGCCTGTAGGAATAGCTGTTGTCGTAGAATATTTTGGCTATGGTTTTGGCTTTGTGGGATTAATGCTTTACATGATGCAGCAGATTGCTCCCGGAAAACATAAAACAGCCCATTATGCTTTTGCCACAGGGATTATGAACCTCGGAGTAATGATTCCCGGAATGTTCAGTGGAATGATTAGTGACTGGATAGGATATAAGATGTTCTTTATCTGGGTGTTGGTTGCTACAATTCCTGCATTTCTTGTGACCTTATTTGTTCCTTTCCCTTATTCAGAAAATCAGAAAGAAGAATAA